Proteins encoded together in one Acholeplasma hippikon window:
- a CDS encoding DsbA family oxidoreductase has translation MMMNIEIWSDYSCPFCYIGKRKLENAIKELGVENKIKLVFKAYQLNPDAPEVAIDGIEGLSKIKGIPKEQVKVMYGQATTYAKMVGLDYHMDKIQYVSTYKAHRLAKLAKKYGKESELTELLMDGYFVKGLNLGDHDTLTKLATSVGLDEELVKSILNTNEFANLVDKDIEEAESIGIQGVPFFIFGRKYAVSGAQDTAIFKQAITKALEETKSFTLLDEEDAPKCEGDECSI, from the coding sequence ATGATGATGAATATTGAAATATGGAGTGATTATTCTTGTCCATTTTGTTATATTGGGAAAAGAAAATTAGAGAATGCAATTAAAGAATTAGGTGTTGAAAATAAGATTAAATTGGTATTCAAAGCATATCAATTAAATCCAGATGCACCAGAAGTTGCAATTGATGGTATTGAAGGATTAAGCAAAATTAAAGGTATTCCAAAAGAACAAGTTAAAGTGATGTATGGTCAAGCAACAACTTATGCGAAAATGGTTGGTTTAGATTATCATATGGATAAAATTCAATACGTATCGACATACAAAGCTCACCGATTAGCAAAACTAGCTAAAAAATATGGTAAAGAATCAGAATTAACTGAACTATTAATGGATGGTTATTTTGTTAAAGGTTTAAACCTAGGTGATCATGATACTTTAACAAAACTTGCCACATCTGTAGGATTAGATGAGGAATTAGTAAAATCTATTCTAAATACAAATGAATTTGCCAATTTAGTGGATAAAGATATTGAAGAAGCAGAATCAATAGGCATACAAGGTGTCCCATTCTTTATTTTCGGAAGAAAATACGCTGTAAGTGGTGCACAAGATACAGCAATCTTTAAACAAGCAATTACTAAAGCACTCGAAGAAACTAAGTCCTTTACACTTTTAGATGAAGAAGACGCACCTAAATGTGAAGGTGATGAATGCTCTATTTAA
- a CDS encoding GNAT family N-acetyltransferase yields the protein MEFIKLKDLSSEAYYECFSDAFSDYVGFRHVPYQDFMNMMKVRGMDPEISYAAKIDGQLAGVIMNAYKQNDEANIGYVVSIGVRPKFRGQKVAQSLILHSIHTFKNMKIHSYMLEVITINEKAYNLYTKLGFKKQRDFPCFKINKIDKKYKVYPIEKVDKIDYNDVKDLMDVMPSWQNSFSSLNRNPGQFTYLVVKDNDKIIGYAISDLNKRSLLQIAVHKNYRRQGIGSSLLNELFTLSNGTQLGILNVDETSISLIEFFKHFKAEELLKQFELVKVLE from the coding sequence ATGGAATTTATCAAATTAAAAGATTTAAGTAGCGAAGCATATTATGAGTGTTTCTCTGATGCCTTTAGTGATTATGTGGGATTCAGACACGTCCCTTATCAAGATTTTATGAATATGATGAAGGTAAGAGGAATGGATCCAGAAATATCTTATGCAGCTAAAATAGATGGTCAACTAGCAGGTGTCATCATGAATGCTTATAAACAAAATGATGAAGCGAATATTGGATATGTTGTATCCATTGGGGTAAGACCAAAATTTAGAGGTCAAAAAGTTGCTCAAAGTTTAATCCTTCATTCCATTCATACTTTTAAAAATATGAAGATTCATTCCTATATGTTAGAAGTAATTACAATCAATGAAAAGGCATATAATTTATATACTAAATTAGGTTTTAAAAAGCAAAGAGACTTCCCATGTTTTAAAATTAATAAAATTGATAAAAAATATAAGGTGTATCCAATTGAGAAAGTTGACAAAATTGACTATAATGATGTTAAGGACTTAATGGATGTTATGCCTTCATGGCAAAACTCATTTAGTTCACTTAATCGAAATCCAGGTCAGTTTACATACTTAGTCGTAAAAGATAACGATAAAATAATTGGATATGCAATTAGTGATCTAAATAAACGCTCATTACTTCAAATTGCGGTACATAAGAATTACAGAAGACAAGGTATTGGAAGTAGTTTACTAAATGAACTCTTTACCTTATCAAATGGGACGCAATTAGGTATTTTAAATGTTGATGAAACATCAATTAGTTTAATTGAGTTTTTCAAACATTTTAAAGCGGAAGAGTTATTAAAACAATTCGAATTAGTTAAAGTCCTAGAATAG